A single genomic interval of Juglans regia cultivar Chandler chromosome 1, Walnut 2.0, whole genome shotgun sequence harbors:
- the LOC108996086 gene encoding F-box protein At3g07870-like, whose translation MARGSKSRRTKSHSHASGKKKRNATVQEEQQQVAPVETAGQSSNISLLPLMILTDILLRLPFKTIFSCRCVCKTWLSVLLDPDFAQLYQARAPSSIILQPQNDILKQYLYAVDLEASDSSNHAISISHYSVRVKFDTQTQLSPQSKLSLVDSCNGLILLCESFRMDLLAERLYVCNPITGEFVIVRPIRANLPHWVSPRLGFCPNSRKFKVVIFVNKEDGADEKMPTDVYTLGREGGWRSVLMKYDVRSSVRDTTFLNGFIHFLWGRAIPELLIRSFDVENEKFQPVPPPPLLDSSLKTGGQRMSLGVLGGCLALAEFPYDDGRCFHVWVMKEYGVQSSWTKEWSINVHIDIPMYSVPCCHIVGLLGNGDILILHHEKTMFSFNRANRTCKYHRIDKIHYFQALPYVPNFSSLTEIASGEEVFNARFRMF comes from the exons ATGGCAAGAGGAAGCAAAAGCAGGAGGACAAAATCCCATTCCCATGCATCCGgcaagaagaagagaaatgcaACTGTTCAAGAAGAACAACAGCAAGTAGCACCGGTCGAAACTGCCGGCCAAAGCTCTAATATCTCACTGCTTCCCCTGATGATTCTCACAGACATTCTCTTGAGACTGCCTTTCAAAACCATATTCAGTTGCAGGTGCGTGTGCAAAACATGGCTCAGTGTTCTCTTAGACCCTGACTTCGCCCAATTGTATCAAGCAAGAGCGCCCTCCAGCATCATCCTCCAACCTCAAAACGACATCCTTAAACAATACCTCTACGCGGTCGATCTCGAGGCATCTGACAGTAGTAATCATGCTATTAGTATTAGTCACTATAGCGTTAGAGTGAAGTTTGACACTCAAACTCAATTGTCTCCCCAAAGCAAACTCAGTCTGGTGGATTCTTGCAATGGTTTGATTCTTCTGTGCGAGTCGTTCCGCATGGACCTGTTGGCAGAGAGGTTATATGTATGTAACCCGATAACGGGCGAGTTCGTGATTGTTAGACCCATTAGGGCCAACCTGCCGCATTGGGTGTCTCCGCGGCTTGGGTTCTGTCCCAATTCTCGGAAATTCAAGGTGGTTATATTTGTGAACAAGGAGGATGGAGCTGATGAAAAAATGCCCACTGATGTGTACACCCTCGGCAGAGAGGGAGGTTGGAGGAGTGTTCTAATGAAGTATGATGTGCGCAGCAGCGTGCGTGACACTACCTTTCTGAATggatttattcattttctctGGGGCCGTGCTATACCTGAATTATTAATACGTTCCTTTGATGTCGAGAACGAGAAGTTCCAACCGGTTCCACCACCTCCCCTCCTTgattcatctctaaaaacaggGGGGCAAAGGATGAGCCTGGGCGTACTGGGAGGCTGTCTTGCCTTGGCTGAATTTCCTTATGATGATGGTAGGTGCTTTCACGTTTGGGTAATGAAGGAATATGGTGTCCAATCGTCTTGGACTAAGGAATGGTCCATTAATGTCCACATCGACATACCTATGTATTCCGTACCCTGTTGTCATATAGTAGGGTTGCTCGGCAATGGAGACATCTTGATCTTACATCATGAGAAAACTATGTTTTCTTTCAATCGAGCGAATCGTACTTGCAAATATCACAGAATTGACAAAATACATTACTTTCAAGCGCTGCCTTATGTTCCCAACTTTTCTTCACTAACGGAGATCGCAAGTGGAGAAGAGGTGTTCAATGCCAGATTCAG AATGTTTTAA